The genomic stretch CGCCTGTTTCTGCTTCTTATTACCAATTGCCTCAACCATCTGAAAAATCTTTCCGGATATTTGTGTGGTACATACCTCTTCGATATCCTGAACTGTTATAACCTCTCTCTCACCAGAATAACAGACAAGCTTTTCTATCTCATTGCTGATGTTATCCATATCTGTACCCGTCTTACTTAGAAGATATAAAATGCTCTCTTCCGTAATCTTCTTTTGATCCTGTTTAAGCAAAGAAGCAATCCACAGCTTTAAATTGGCTTCATCCATAGCATTCATTTCAGAAATGGTTCCGTTATCTTTTATCGCCTTATACAACCGATTTCTTTTGTCAATCTCTGCTTCTATAAATATGATGTGTGTGGTTTCAGGTATCTGTTTTATATAATCTGCCAAATCATTCTGGCTTTTGAATAGACCACTGTTCTCAATAATTATCAGACGTTTGTCACTGAAAAAAGGAAGTGTCTCTGCTGCCTCCTTCACTTTCACCGTATCTACTCCTTTTCCTTCAAAATAAGAGTAGTTCATATCATCCTCACCAGGTAATATTGCTGTTTTCAACTTCTCCTTATAGAGACGTTTGAGATAATTCTCTGTGCCGTATAAGAGATAAACCGGTTTAAATTGTGAAAGTCTGATATGTTCTTTAATATTCTTCATATTACACCTATGCTTTTCGCGATCCCATTCAAGCACTACCCATGTAGAAAGAAATGACTGCCTGATAAATAATAATTTTAGTAGTTTGCTGACACCTGACAATCCATCTGTCATAAAACCACTTCTTTTTTTGGTTACTGACAACCTAGTATATTTTACTAAGAATTGCCGTTAAAGGCAAGAACTATTTTATTGTTTGGAATAAATATTATCTTTTTTATACAAACTGGGACGAATACATCTGATAATAATAGCCTCTGGTCTCCATTAATTCACTGTGGTTTCCCTGCTCTACCACATTTCCATCATTTACAACTAATATCAGATCAGCATTTTTTATCGTGGACAGTCTATGTGCAATGACAAAACAGGTTTTATCTTCCATAAGTCTCCGCATGGCTGCCTGTATCTGAATCTCCGTCCTGGTATCCACATTTGAAGTAGCTTCATCCAGAATTAATATCTTGGAATCCATCAGCATAGCTCTGGCAATGGTTAGGAGCTGTTTCTGCCCTTTTGACATATTTATCCCATCTTCGTCCAGTATTGTATTATACCCTGCCGGAAGTTTCTTGATATAGGAGTGTATTTTAGCTGCTTTGGCTGCCTCTATTACTTCGTCCCTCGTCGCATTTTCTTTCCCATAAGCTATGTTCTCAAATATAGTACCATGGAATACCCAGGTATCCTGCAATACCATGGAATAAGCTTTACGCAGACTCTGTCTGGATACTTCTTTGATATTTTGACCGTCTATGGTTATATCACCGCTGTTAATATCATAAAACCGCATTAAAAGATTTATAATTGTTGTTTTTCCTGCACCGGTAGGTCCAACAATAGCAATGAGATTACCTTCCTTGGCTTCCATATTCAGGCTCTTTAATATAATCTTGTCTTTTATATAACCAAAGGTAACATCTTTTAGGATAACTTTACCTTTCTCAACATTCAGTTCACTTGCACCTAATCTGTCTGCTTTCTCTGATTCTTCGTCAAGAATCTTAAAGACTCTTTCTGCTGCCGCTGCTGCAGATTGAAGTTCACTGACTATATTGGCAGCTTCGTTTATAGGTCCGGAGAATTTCCTTGAATATAGAATGAAGGAGGATATGCTTCCAAGACTTAAATGTCCCAGTAAAAATAGCACTGCTCCAAAAACCGTTACAAGCGATAAGGATAAGTTATTTATAAAATTTACAGTAGGACCAACTATGCTACTGTAGTAGTCCGCATTAAAATATGCCTCTACCGCTTCCTCATTGATGTGGTCAAATTTATTCTGTACAACTTTTTCTCTGGCATAGGCTCTTATTGTTTTCTGCCCGGATACCATTTCTTCTACAAAACCGTTCAGGTTTCCAAGTTTCTCTGAACGGGTGCTGTATAGAGGACGAACTTTTCCAGACATGAAACGGGTATACCATATGGATAACGGAATAGTCACTAACATAACAAGTACCATAACCGGTGATATCAGAATCATCATGATAAGAGAGCCAATTACAGTTATTACACTGGCCATTATTTGTACTACATCTGTAGAGAGTGATGTACTAATGACGTCTATGTCATAGGATATACGGCTGATAATATCTCCTGCCTGTTTGGTATCATAATAATTAACCGGAAGTTCTGTCAGCTTGGCAAACACATCATCTCTCATTCTTTTCGTAACCCTTTGGCTGATACGCAACATAAGAATACTTAAAAGATAAGAAAAAAACGCTGAGATAACATAGAGCAGCATCATTAAACTACCGTAGTAGAAAACCTTTTCAAAGATAACATTTCCTTTTCCGGGTTCAATTGCATCAATGGCATAACCGGAAAGCATAGGTCCGATAAGTGCCAGTATATTTCCGGTAACAGTAAGAAGCAATGCCAGTATAATTCGACGCTTTTCCTGTATCAGGTATTTGCTGAGTCGCTTTACTACTTTCTTGGTATCTCTTGGTTTTGTCTTACTTTCCTGCTCTTTTCCATTTTGTTTATAAGATTTTTCTGTATCGTTTTCTGACCTGATTTTATTCTTAGCATCAGATTCACCAAATTCTGGTATTTTATTCACTTTATCTTCCGCTTCCGAATTACTTTCTGCTTCAGGCTTTCCTTCTACTTCCAGCTTTCCTTCTGCTTCAGGCTTTCCTTCTGCTTCCAGCTTTCCTTCTACTTCAGGCTTACTTTCTACTTCCAGCTTTCCTTCTACTTCAGGCTTTCTTTCTACTTCCAGCTTTCCTTCTGCTTCCAGCTTCCCGCTTATTTCTGGGTTCTCGTTCTTCCAATTCAGGTTCTTTCTTGAACTGGGAAAATCGTCCTCTTTCTTTTTGTTCTCAGACATATTTCCTCGCATTCCGCTGCAGCTTATTGCAGCTTAAACTATGAAAGAAGCTTAAAATACTCCCAGACTTGTAAAGCTCTGGAAGATTTGGCATCATTCTCCCATTTGTGACTGATATATCTCATTGTATACAGAGCAATTAAGCAGAAGTTCTTCATGTTTTCCATAGCCGATCATTCTGCCTTCTTCCATAACAATTATATGATCCATATTCATAATGGAACTGATTCTCTGGGCTATCATAATAGTTGTGGTGTTCTGATAGTTATCTCGCAGCGCAGTTCTAAGTGCCGCATCGGTTTTATAGTCTAAGGCACTGGAGGAATCATCAAACACCAGAATTTCCGGCCTGGCAGCAAGTGCTCTTGCAAGGAGCAGTCTTTGCTTCTGCCCGCCGCTCAGGTTAGCACCTTTTACTGCTGCTTCGTAATCAAAACCACACTTTTCTCCGTTCACCAGATGATCAATAAATTCCAATGCCTGCGCATCTTCTGCAGCTTCCTTTAATCTGTCAGCGGATAAACCACGATTAAAGTCAATGTTTCCACCAATGGTGTCAGCAAATATCATATCATTTTGAAATACCACACCAAATTTACTTCTCAATTCCTGCAGGGAATAGCTTTTAACATTTTTACCCTTTATATAAATACCACCTTTATCGGTATCATAAAAGCGTAGCAATAAGTTGATCAAGGTTGTTTTACCGGAACCAGTCGCTCCAATAATACCCAGTGATTCACCTGTTTTAATACCGAAATCAATGTTTTCTACATTGATAGAATCGTCATCTTCTGCCT from Anaerocolumna sp. AGMB13020 encodes the following:
- the holA gene encoding DNA polymerase III subunit delta — protein: MTDGLSGVSKLLKLLFIRQSFLSTWVVLEWDREKHRCNMKNIKEHIRLSQFKPVYLLYGTENYLKRLYKEKLKTAILPGEDDMNYSYFEGKGVDTVKVKEAAETLPFFSDKRLIIIENSGLFKSQNDLADYIKQIPETTHIIFIEAEIDKRNRLYKAIKDNGTISEMNAMDEANLKLWIASLLKQDQKKITEESILYLLSKTGTDMDNISNEIEKLVCYSGEREVITVQDIEEVCTTQISGKIFQMVEAIGNKKQKQALELYYDLLALKEKPMSIMYLISRQFNILLQVKSLLALGFQNNRIAEKTGLMPFTITKYVNQCRNYTEKTLKEALTSCIDTEEQVKTGRMQDTIAVELIIVKFSAA
- a CDS encoding ABC transporter ATP-binding protein — protein: MSENKKKEDDFPSSRKNLNWKNENPEISGKLEAEGKLEVERKPEVEGKLEVESKPEVEGKLEAEGKPEAEGKLEVEGKPEAESNSEAEDKVNKIPEFGESDAKNKIRSENDTEKSYKQNGKEQESKTKPRDTKKVVKRLSKYLIQEKRRIILALLLTVTGNILALIGPMLSGYAIDAIEPGKGNVIFEKVFYYGSLMMLLYVISAFFSYLLSILMLRISQRVTKRMRDDVFAKLTELPVNYYDTKQAGDIISRISYDIDVISTSLSTDVVQIMASVITVIGSLIMMILISPVMVLVMLVTIPLSIWYTRFMSGKVRPLYSTRSEKLGNLNGFVEEMVSGQKTIRAYAREKVVQNKFDHINEEAVEAYFNADYYSSIVGPTVNFINNLSLSLVTVFGAVLFLLGHLSLGSISSFILYSRKFSGPINEAANIVSELQSAAAAAERVFKILDEESEKADRLGASELNVEKGKVILKDVTFGYIKDKIILKSLNMEAKEGNLIAIVGPTGAGKTTIINLLMRFYDINSGDITIDGQNIKEVSRQSLRKAYSMVLQDTWVFHGTIFENIAYGKENATRDEVIEAAKAAKIHSYIKKLPAGYNTILDEDGINMSKGQKQLLTIARAMLMDSKILILDEATSNVDTRTEIQIQAAMRRLMEDKTCFVIAHRLSTIKNADLILVVNDGNVVEQGNHSELMETRGYYYQMYSSQFV